The following coding sequences lie in one Bacteroidia bacterium genomic window:
- a CDS encoding pyruvate dehydrogenase complex E1 component subunit beta, with amino-acid sequence MKTVQFREALREAMIEEMRRDPSIFLMGEEVAQYDGAYKVSQGMLDEFGEKRVIDTPIAELGFAGIGVGAAMNGLRPIIEFMTFNFSLVAIDQVINSAAKMMSMSGGQFQVPIVFRGPTASAGMLSSQHSQAFENWYANCPGLKVVVPSNPYDAKGLLKSSIRDNNPVIFMESEQMYGDKGEIPESEYLIPIGVADIKRKGKDVTLVSFGKMMKVVLKAAEELESQGIDAEVIDLRTVRPIDYATVIESVKKTNRLVLIEESWPLGNISTEVAFKVQKDAFDYLDAPIKRVASMDVPLPYAPTLIEAYLPNTERIIAEVKAVLYKA; translated from the coding sequence ATGAAAACAGTTCAATTCCGCGAGGCTCTAAGAGAAGCAATGATAGAAGAAATGCGACGCGACCCTTCCATTTTTCTAATGGGTGAAGAGGTTGCCCAATACGACGGTGCTTATAAAGTGAGCCAAGGTATGCTGGACGAATTTGGCGAAAAAAGGGTCATTGATACCCCCATCGCTGAACTCGGTTTCGCCGGTATTGGAGTGGGTGCCGCAATGAACGGTCTTAGGCCAATTATTGAATTTATGACTTTTAACTTTTCCCTAGTGGCCATTGACCAGGTGATTAATTCTGCCGCCAAAATGATGAGCATGAGCGGTGGACAATTTCAAGTGCCAATTGTATTCCGAGGCCCTACCGCCAGCGCCGGAATGTTGAGTTCTCAGCATAGTCAGGCCTTCGAAAATTGGTATGCCAACTGTCCCGGACTAAAAGTGGTGGTTCCCTCAAACCCCTACGACGCTAAAGGTTTGTTAAAATCTTCCATCCGCGATAATAATCCGGTGATTTTTATGGAAAGTGAACAAATGTATGGCGATAAAGGTGAAATTCCGGAAAGCGAGTACCTCATTCCTATTGGAGTAGCCGATATTAAACGCAAAGGGAAAGATGTGACCCTGGTGTCGTTTGGAAAAATGATGAAAGTGGTGTTAAAAGCGGCTGAAGAGCTTGAAAGTCAAGGTATTGATGCCGAGGTTATTGACCTTAGAACCGTTCGTCCAATCGATTACGCCACAGTAATTGAATCGGTGAAAAAAACCAATCGCCTGGTGTTGATAGAAGAAAGTTGGCCATTGGGAAACATTAGTACCGAAGTGGCTTTTAAGGTACAAAAGGATGCATTCGATTACCTGGATGCTCCAATTAAAAGGGTTGCCAGCATGGATGTTCCTTTACCTTATGCGCCAACCCTTATCGAGGCTTATTTGCCTAATACGGAACGAATTATTGCCGAGGTAAAAGCGGTATTGTACAAAGCCTAA
- the bioD gene encoding dethiobiotin synthase has product MKYLVAGIGTDVGKTVVSAILVQALGADYWKPVQTGSDHDSDRETVRRLVNNPGRFFPEAVLLKEPFSPHHAAFLEGKNLAGLPIPELPPSNNLVVETAGGLLVPLSSQTLLIDWVQAWNLPVILVSRHYLGSINHTLLSVEALKSRNIPIKGLIFNGSDPFGNESILRELTQVPIIGRLEQESDLNREVIQKYATAFYDNLI; this is encoded by the coding sequence ATGAAATACCTGGTTGCAGGAATTGGAACCGATGTAGGAAAAACAGTGGTTTCGGCTATTTTGGTTCAAGCCCTTGGAGCCGACTATTGGAAACCGGTACAAACCGGATCGGATCATGATTCGGATAGGGAAACAGTTCGAAGATTGGTCAATAATCCGGGACGCTTTTTCCCGGAAGCAGTATTGTTAAAGGAGCCATTTTCACCTCACCATGCCGCTTTTTTGGAAGGTAAAAACCTAGCCGGATTGCCTATTCCTGAATTGCCTCCCTCTAATAACCTGGTAGTGGAAACCGCCGGCGGATTGTTGGTGCCACTGTCATCGCAAACCTTATTAATAGATTGGGTGCAAGCCTGGAACCTGCCGGTAATCTTAGTGTCTAGACATTATCTGGGTAGTATCAACCATACCTTACTATCGGTGGAGGCCTTGAAATCTCGAAATATTCCAATAAAAGGCCTGATCTTTAACGGTTCAGATCCATTTGGAAACGAATCCATCCTCCGGGAACTTACCCAAGTGCCGATAATTGGTCGCTTGGAACAAGAAAGTGATTTAAACAGAGAAGTAATTCAAAAATACGCAACAGCCTTTTATGACAATTTGATTTGA
- a CDS encoding zinc-binding dehydrogenase has product MKALFITKFGKPDESFELRDVPDPILNEGEILIKTQGFGVNYADIMARMGLYQDCPPLPAIIGYEVVGFVEKLGKGVQGFSEGDRVLAFTRFGGYAEKAKAPAIACVKIDASIPLAEATALATQYCTAYFASHISTRLFKDDHVLVQAAAGGVGTALVQLAKLKGCTVYGTAGSEEKCKHLRELGVDFPINYNTEQFDKKIRQIRNGKGVDVVFDSLGGMTFDKGFKLLNPTGRIIGFGAAESSGSRNPLNLIKLLWGFGFRNAVFLLIQSRSIIGLNMLRVADNRPDMMQYCMENVLKLYMEGKIKPVQGGTFKSTEIAQAHAFVQSRKSMGKIAVEWVS; this is encoded by the coding sequence GTGAAAGCTTTATTTATTACCAAATTTGGAAAGCCGGACGAATCCTTTGAACTTAGGGATGTTCCGGATCCCATTCTTAACGAAGGCGAAATACTGATAAAAACCCAAGGTTTTGGAGTTAACTACGCTGATATAATGGCTAGAATGGGACTTTACCAGGATTGTCCTCCTTTGCCGGCCATAATTGGGTATGAGGTGGTTGGTTTTGTAGAGAAGTTGGGAAAAGGCGTTCAGGGATTTTCGGAAGGTGATCGGGTGTTGGCCTTTACCCGATTTGGCGGATATGCCGAAAAAGCCAAAGCCCCGGCCATAGCTTGTGTAAAAATTGATGCTTCTATTCCTCTGGCCGAAGCTACTGCTCTAGCTACGCAATATTGTACGGCTTATTTCGCTTCCCATATTTCAACCCGTTTGTTTAAAGACGACCATGTGTTGGTTCAGGCAGCAGCCGGCGGGGTTGGAACAGCCTTGGTGCAATTGGCCAAATTAAAAGGTTGTACAGTCTACGGCACTGCCGGCAGTGAAGAAAAATGCAAACACCTGCGCGAACTGGGTGTTGATTTTCCGATAAATTACAATACCGAACAGTTTGACAAAAAAATCAGACAAATACGAAATGGGAAAGGGGTTGATGTGGTGTTTGATAGCCTGGGAGGAATGACCTTTGATAAGGGATTTAAATTGTTAAACCCTACCGGCCGCATCATTGGTTTTGGTGCCGCTGAAAGCTCCGGTAGCCGAAATCCGCTTAATTTAATTAAACTACTGTGGGGTTTTGGTTTTCGAAATGCAGTGTTTTTGCTCATTCAAAGTAGAAGCATCATTGGTTTAAACATGTTGAGAGTAGCCGATAACCGACCTGACATGATGCAGTACTGCATGGAAAATGTATTGAAGCTGTATATGGAAGGAAAGATAAAACCTGTACAAGGCGGAACGTTTAAAAGCACCGAAATTGCTCAGGCTCATGCTTTTGTACAAAGCAGAAAATCCATGGGAAAAATTGCAGTTGAATGGGTAAGTTAA
- a CDS encoding S8 family peptidase, with protein sequence MKPLFQIIILAALSCAIAGQARSQKSVNSYSLPKGIKPSDYFSNVAVLQWKEQYRSQAENLSAIPPSLQTLFNTYGKLRFQKRFEQASKPVQRYDKHGRALADLSLIFEWEFYDGFSLEKVMNSALKTGYFTYVEPHFIDHLTYVPNDTALGSDGTWWYAVNKAFQAWDIQKGDTTITVGITDTGTELDHPDLAANIQYNFSDPIDGQDNDSDGYTDNFYGWDLGESDNNPNSNVISHGVHVCGLSSAVPDNITGFAGSGFNTRFLPIKITNAAGVLTKSYEAIVYAADHGCRIINCSWGSLYPSLTGLAVIQYATINKNALVVAGCGNNSTQTDFYPASFPYVLSIASHSNASQKSPFSNFSYQVDVVGPGQAVLSTWPVHSYLVSNGTSMASPVVAGCAALVAAQFPWMDALQIGQQLKATAYNLDTITGNEIYANRLGKGRLDMQMALQNNLAKSAELVLDSIYDFNDNSLLINDTVNLLVDLTNYLAPLSNAHLSLSISSSYVTLIQSEFSIGSLATYAHYQNSLPFQFRIEPGIPINQELVLDFTIEDQGWTNHVFIPIRVNVDYLNITVNEVWSTATSNSRIGYNNNGQGLGFELDGENLLYESSLMCGHDTLSVSDNVRSISGMVNTDFVLLDRITRSDSSVVGAAFDAVSHFADNACPSPQPVVIRQNSYAFSDEGHRRYVLFDYWIRNAGPTQLNNFYAGIFCDWDILDYSKNRVGEDPGRKLGYAYSSEQDGLYAGVKVLSWGGFNHYGIDNITLGNGGINAFDGYTEAEKYRSLSLSRPTAGTIGEGNDVIDVVSTGPYFIPPGDSVHVSFAMLAGNSLENLLASADSAQARYDSNDVLTKTKEPGFNCAEQCYVFPNPVTNYIEFNSCMEGKELYVGITAMDGKQKLKSYWTADPNQSFRLDVSDLPQGLYVLTLQNPYHSCQVKFVKYKE encoded by the coding sequence ATGAAACCACTATTTCAAATTATCATCCTGGCAGCACTTTCATGCGCGATAGCCGGCCAGGCTCGTTCACAAAAATCGGTCAATAGCTATTCCTTACCAAAAGGAATTAAGCCATCTGACTATTTCTCAAATGTGGCTGTTTTACAATGGAAGGAACAATATAGATCACAAGCAGAAAACCTGTCTGCAATTCCCCCATCCTTACAAACCTTGTTTAATACCTACGGTAAGCTACGGTTCCAAAAGCGTTTTGAACAGGCAAGTAAGCCGGTTCAACGGTACGACAAGCATGGCCGTGCATTGGCTGATCTTTCATTGATTTTTGAATGGGAATTTTACGATGGGTTTTCATTGGAAAAGGTGATGAATTCGGCTTTAAAAACCGGATATTTTACCTATGTTGAACCACATTTCATCGATCATTTAACCTATGTCCCAAATGATACGGCCCTAGGTTCCGATGGTACCTGGTGGTATGCTGTAAACAAAGCATTCCAGGCCTGGGATATTCAAAAAGGTGATACAACCATTACCGTTGGTATTACTGATACCGGCACTGAATTGGATCATCCGGATTTGGCGGCCAATATTCAATACAATTTCTCCGATCCTATAGATGGTCAGGATAATGATTCCGATGGATATACAGATAATTTCTATGGTTGGGACCTGGGTGAGTCGGATAATAATCCAAATTCCAATGTAATTAGCCACGGAGTGCATGTTTGTGGTTTGTCTAGTGCAGTTCCTGATAATATTACCGGTTTTGCCGGAAGTGGGTTTAATACCAGATTTTTGCCTATTAAAATTACCAATGCCGCAGGGGTTTTAACCAAAAGTTATGAAGCCATCGTTTATGCAGCCGATCATGGTTGTAGGATTATTAATTGTTCCTGGGGCAGTTTATATCCCAGTTTAACCGGATTGGCAGTAATTCAATATGCTACCATCAATAAAAATGCCTTGGTAGTTGCGGGTTGTGGTAATAATTCCACCCAAACAGATTTTTATCCTGCTTCCTTTCCTTATGTGTTAAGCATTGCTTCCCATTCCAATGCAAGTCAAAAATCTCCGTTTAGTAATTTTTCATACCAGGTAGATGTGGTTGGACCGGGACAAGCGGTTTTAAGCACCTGGCCTGTACATTCTTACCTCGTTTCTAATGGAACCAGCATGGCATCGCCGGTTGTGGCAGGTTGCGCTGCCTTGGTTGCGGCCCAGTTTCCCTGGATGGATGCTTTGCAAATAGGACAACAACTTAAAGCCACTGCCTATAACCTGGATACAATTACCGGAAATGAGATCTATGCCAATCGCTTGGGAAAGGGTAGATTAGATATGCAGATGGCTTTGCAAAACAACCTGGCAAAATCGGCCGAATTGGTTTTGGATTCCATCTATGATTTCAATGATAATTCCTTGTTAATCAATGATACCGTTAATCTGTTGGTGGATCTCACCAATTATTTGGCCCCATTAAGCAATGCCCATCTTTCCCTTTCTATCTCTTCATCCTATGTTACTTTAATACAATCTGAATTTAGCATAGGTTCCTTGGCAACTTATGCCCATTATCAAAATTCCCTTCCTTTTCAGTTTCGAATTGAGCCTGGTATTCCAATTAATCAGGAACTGGTGCTCGATTTTACCATTGAAGATCAGGGATGGACTAACCATGTTTTTATTCCAATCCGGGTCAATGTAGATTATCTGAATATAACTGTCAACGAAGTTTGGTCAACAGCTACCAGTAACAGCCGTATTGGATACAATAACAACGGACAAGGATTGGGTTTTGAACTGGATGGGGAAAATCTCTTGTATGAAAGCAGTTTAATGTGTGGACATGATACCTTGTCGGTTTCTGATAATGTTCGATCTATTTCCGGAATGGTCAACACCGATTTTGTTTTATTAGACCGGATTACCCGTTCCGATTCATCGGTTGTTGGTGCAGCCTTTGATGCGGTTTCACATTTTGCCGATAATGCTTGCCCCAGCCCACAACCGGTAGTTATTCGCCAAAATTCCTATGCCTTTTCCGATGAAGGGCATCGCAGGTACGTGCTGTTCGACTATTGGATTCGAAATGCTGGTCCCACCCAGTTGAATAATTTCTATGCCGGAATTTTTTGTGATTGGGATATTTTAGATTATAGCAAGAACAGGGTAGGGGAGGACCCCGGCCGAAAATTAGGTTATGCTTATTCCTCTGAACAAGATGGCCTGTATGCCGGCGTAAAGGTTTTGTCCTGGGGTGGTTTTAACCACTATGGAATTGATAATATTACCTTAGGAAATGGGGGAATAAATGCATTTGATGGTTATACCGAAGCTGAAAAGTATCGTTCTTTATCACTTTCAAGGCCAACGGCCGGAACCATAGGTGAAGGAAATGACGTAATAGATGTGGTATCAACCGGCCCATATTTTATTCCACCTGGCGATAGCGTACACGTAAGCTTTGCCATGCTGGCCGGTAACAGTTTGGAAAATTTGTTGGCTTCGGCTGATAGTGCCCAAGCCAGGTATGATTCCAACGATGTTTTAACCAAAACCAAAGAGCCTGGATTTAATTGTGCCGAGCAATGTTATGTTTTCCCCAATCCGGTAACCAACTACATAGAATTTAATTCCTGTATGGAAGGAAAGGAACTTTATGTTGGAATTACTGCCATGGATGGCAAACAAAAGCTTAAATCATATTGGACAGCAGATCCCAACCAATCGTTCCGTTTGGATGTTTCAGACCTGCCTCAGGGATTGTATGTTTTAACCCTACAGAATCCCTATCATTCCTGTCAGGTAAAGTTTGTCAAATACAAGGAATAG